In Sphingomicrobium sediminis, the genomic window CGCGCTGTTTCTCGACATCCTCGATCTTGGCCTGCTGCTTGCTGAGCAGTTCCTTGATCGGGTTCACGAGCTGGCTGAGCTTATGCTCGCTCTGCTGGTCGGCTTCCTTGAAGCGGGTCTGCGCTTTCTCGAGGAATTCGCGCTGCGCCTTGTCGAGCATCATGTCGCCAATCTCGCGGAATTGCGCGACCAGCTTGTCCTTGGTCGCCTCGAGATCGCGGATACGCTCGTCGACATTGCGCTTGTCGGCCTCGAAGGCCGCATTCTTCTGGAGCGCTTCGTCGCGTTCTGAGGTCACCGCCTCGAGCAGCGACTTCACCTCGTGCATGCGCTTATTCTCTTCCTGCATCACCGCGACATCGCGATCAGCAACCGCGAGTTTCTCGCGCAGGAAGTCGGCTTCCTTCTGGAGCGGTTCGAGACCGCGCGACGCCGCCTTCCAGCCTGCGAACAGGCCAATCCCCAGCGTAACGACGGCAACAAGCGCGATGATCAGCGCGTCCATGGTGAAAGCTCCCTCAACCCAAAACCTGCGGTAAATTAGGGTCTAACCCTTACCGCCATCTTTCCAAAGTCCATTTCGGCTTAACCCGCCCGAACATAAGGGAAAGTTTCGCAGCCGTCACTTTTTACCGGAAAAGCGGGAACCATGCCCGTGCTCTCTCGCTGACAGGAAAACAGGAGGGAGTTTTCTATCATGTCGATCCGCAAGATGATCTCGCTGCACCCCGACGTTGCCGGCCATAATAACGAGCCGCTCGGCAATGCCGTCCATCACGCAATGTATTGCGCGATGATGTGCATGAGCTGCGCCGATGCCTGCTCGGCCGAGGACATGGACATGACGCAGTGCGTGCGGACCTGCTCGGACTGCTCCGATGTCTGCTCCGCCACGGCACGCCTCGGCGCCCGCCGCGCCGGATCGAACGAAGCGGTCCTCAAGGACATGCTGGAGCTGTGCGCCCGCGTTTGCGACGCCTGTGCGCGCGAATGCGAGCAACATGATCACGCACATTGCAAATTGTGCGCGCAAATCTGTCGTGAATGTGCGGAGGATTGCCGCGAGGCGGCCATGACCATCAGCGCCTAGGCTGCAACGCGGCCCTGCTTGCGCATCTTGGCTAGCTTCTTGAGCACCATGTCCCGCTTCAGCTTGGACAGGTGGTCGATAAAGAGCACGCCTTCGAGATGATCCATTTCGTGCTGGAGACAGACGGCGAGTAGCCCGTCAATCTCTTCCTCATGCTGCTCGCCATTCTCGTCGAGCCAGCGCGCCTTGATGCGATCGGGGCGCATCACGTCGGCAAACTGCTCGGGAATCGACAGGCAGCCCTCGGTATAGGGCACGTCATGGTCCGAGGTCTCGATGATCTCGGGATTGATAAAGACCCGCGGATCCTTGACCGGCTCGCCGCCCTCTTCCTCGGGCTCCTGCAGATCGATGACGAGGATGCGGATCGGATGCCCGACCTGGACCGCCGCCAGCCCGATGCCGGGGGCGTCGTACATGGTCTCGAACATGTCCTTGATCAGTTGGCGATGCTCGTCGGTGACTTCCTCGACGGGCGTGGAAATCTGCCGCAGCATATCGTTGCCGTCAGGCGTCTCGTAAATCTTCAAAATGGCCATGGGGGCTATTTAGTGAGGAAATCGAGCGACTTCA contains:
- a CDS encoding four-helix bundle copper-binding protein, with the protein product MSIRKMISLHPDVAGHNNEPLGNAVHHAMYCAMMCMSCADACSAEDMDMTQCVRTCSDCSDVCSATARLGARRAGSNEAVLKDMLELCARVCDACARECEQHDHAHCKLCAQICRECAEDCREAAMTISA
- the def gene encoding peptide deformylase, with product MAILKIYETPDGNDMLRQISTPVEEVTDEHRQLIKDMFETMYDAPGIGLAAVQVGHPIRILVIDLQEPEEEGGEPVKDPRVFINPEIIETSDHDVPYTEGCLSIPEQFADVMRPDRIKARWLDENGEQHEEEIDGLLAVCLQHEMDHLEGVLFIDHLSKLKRDMVLKKLAKMRKQGRVAA